A window from Petrotoga sp. 9PW.55.5.1 encodes these proteins:
- a CDS encoding glucose-6-phosphate isomerase produces the protein MNGIKFDFSNVFYPNIEKGLTEEEIYNNEEKIKDVVNKLIDENPGFLSLPFTRVYIDRVLDLKNWVQSFESVVVLGIGGSALGNQALQTALNPLHYNVLPIEIRKNPKIFILDNVDPDFIASVLDQIDPKTTLFNVISKSGTTAEAMANYLIARGIIEGYGLKPKNHFLFTTDPQKGILRKIAEEEGIRTLDVPPHIGGRFSVLTPVGLLSALASGIDIIDLYNGAKEMQKKVINPNVWENPAAFNALIHYLYYQKGFNISVMMSYSNKLFLLADWYRQLWAESLGKKFNLKGETVNIGQTPIKALGATDQHSQVQLYNEGPYDKVVTFLQLEKFERNIKIPKLYENLPELSYLGGHELSTLLNTELEGTEYALIENNRPNLKVIFPEINPFNIGQFIFAYEFQTAVMGNLLEINPYDQPGVELGKKVTYALMGRKGFEEFRTEVENKRTNKKQVMM, from the coding sequence ATGAACGGGATAAAATTTGATTTTTCAAATGTTTTTTATCCAAACATTGAAAAAGGATTAACAGAAGAAGAAATTTATAACAATGAAGAAAAAATAAAAGATGTAGTAAATAAATTAATAGATGAAAATCCTGGATTTTTAAGCCTACCCTTTACCAGGGTATATATAGACAGAGTTTTAGATTTAAAAAATTGGGTTCAAAGTTTTGAAAGCGTTGTTGTTTTAGGGATTGGAGGCTCTGCATTAGGAAATCAGGCTTTACAAACAGCTTTAAACCCTTTGCACTACAATGTTCTTCCAATAGAAATTAGAAAGAATCCTAAAATATTTATTTTAGATAACGTTGATCCAGACTTTATCGCTTCTGTTTTGGACCAAATTGATCCTAAAACTACTTTGTTTAACGTTATATCAAAATCTGGTACAACTGCTGAAGCTATGGCAAACTACTTAATAGCAAGAGGCATAATAGAAGGTTATGGTTTGAAACCAAAAAATCATTTCTTGTTTACAACTGATCCACAAAAAGGTATACTAAGAAAAATAGCAGAGGAAGAAGGAATTAGAACATTAGATGTTCCTCCTCATATTGGAGGAAGATTCAGTGTATTAACTCCCGTTGGCCTTTTGTCTGCTTTAGCTAGTGGAATAGATATCATTGATCTTTACAACGGCGCTAAGGAGATGCAGAAAAAGGTAATTAATCCAAATGTATGGGAAAATCCTGCCGCTTTTAATGCTTTAATACATTATTTGTACTATCAAAAAGGGTTTAATATTTCAGTAATGATGTCTTATTCTAATAAATTGTTCCTTCTTGCAGATTGGTATAGACAGCTTTGGGCTGAAAGTTTAGGAAAAAAATTTAACCTTAAAGGTGAAACAGTAAATATAGGACAAACTCCTATAAAAGCTCTAGGAGCTACTGATCAACATTCTCAAGTACAATTGTACAACGAAGGGCCTTACGATAAAGTCGTTACTTTTCTGCAATTAGAAAAATTCGAAAGAAACATAAAAATACCGAAATTGTATGAAAATCTTCCTGAATTATCTTATTTAGGTGGTCATGAACTTTCAACTCTTTTGAACACTGAATTAGAGGGCACAGAGTATGCTTTAATAGAAAATAATAGACCTAATCTTAAAGTCATTTTCCCTGAGATCAACCCATTCAACATAGGCCAATTCATCTTCGCTTACGAATTCCAAACGGCTGTAATGGGTAATCTTTTAGAAATCAATCCATATGATCAACCCGGAGTAGAATTAGGTAAGAAAGTTACTTATGCGCTAATGGGAAGAAAAGGCTTTGAGGAATTTAGAACAGAAGTGGAAAATAAAAGAACTAACAAAAAACAAGTGATGATGTAA
- the coaE gene encoding dephospho-CoA kinase (Dephospho-CoA kinase (CoaE) performs the final step in coenzyme A biosynthesis.), whose product MVIGITGPAGSGKSTVSKLIKKILNNKVCIIDVDRVGHEVLALFLIKKKLREVFGEKIFDNEGNISRVKLGNIVFSDKEKLEILNQTVHPAIFKKTREILKKSLKKSDIIILDAALLHKIGLDKLCDKIILVESTKQKRIERLIDKRGVPKEKAEKIVNSQNLENLGYYDFKIYNEEDINKLYKEVAKIVQKFQGGVFE is encoded by the coding sequence ATGGTAATAGGAATTACTGGACCAGCTGGTAGCGGGAAAAGCACTGTTTCAAAGCTTATTAAAAAAATATTGAATAATAAAGTTTGTATTATTGATGTTGATAGGGTAGGACACGAAGTCCTTGCCCTTTTTCTTATCAAAAAAAAACTGAGGGAAGTTTTCGGAGAAAAAATTTTTGATAATGAAGGAAATATATCAAGAGTAAAACTTGGCAATATTGTTTTTTCAGATAAAGAAAAACTTGAAATTTTGAATCAAACAGTTCACCCTGCGATTTTTAAAAAAACCAGAGAAATACTTAAAAAAAGTTTAAAAAAAAGTGATATAATTATTTTAGATGCTGCTTTGCTACATAAAATAGGGTTAGATAAATTGTGTGACAAAATAATTCTAGTTGAATCTACAAAGCAAAAAAGAATCGAAAGATTGATCGACAAAAGAGGTGTTCCGAAAGAGAAAGCGGAAAAAATTGTTAATTCACAAAATTTGGAAAATCTTGGTTATTATGATTTTAAAATATACAACGAAGAAGATATTAATAAATTATACAAAGAAGTTGCGAAAATTGTTCAAAAATTTCAAGGAGGTGTGTTTGAATGA
- a CDS encoding ABC transporter substrate-binding protein, translating into MKKIFLIFISIFLVVFSFSQVEVEFWHAMGGQLGETLNSLVETFNRENPDIYVNSIYVGNYSALNQKLLSTITAYSQGSRTDLPTLSQAYANWTAMYLFSDVVQPLNGYIENDPNFTEAWDNQIFPVLKDLVTWGDTVYAIPFNKSVYVYYYNPDLFDLFGVEPPKDMKELEEVSAMLTMDLDMDGETDQYGLGARTFIDDFQIFLYAHNVTFLDYVGDGKYKIILDENRTKEVLNYIKNLRDSGYAMFQNAYLDQPFGSGEIAAYMGTVAGLTYAEQSSKGKHGVAWAPLPSSDGVPHSPIAGTDLIMFNWVSEEQKEAAWRFLTFLMDPVNVAYWSINTGYVPIRRDVENVPQWQAYTAKDNKPTIALNSLENAIPDPKPAAWNNIRNEISTVFSNFINGMTDVNETYVAIIRALEDGLRETGELAE; encoded by the coding sequence ATGAAGAAGATTTTTTTAATATTCATTTCCATTTTTCTTGTTGTGTTCTCTTTTTCTCAAGTTGAAGTTGAGTTTTGGCACGCTATGGGTGGACAGTTAGGTGAAACTTTGAATTCGTTGGTAGAAACATTCAACAGAGAAAATCCGGATATATACGTGAACTCCATTTATGTTGGGAATTATAGTGCTTTAAACCAGAAATTGCTTTCAACTATTACTGCATATTCTCAAGGTAGTAGAACCGACCTCCCTACTTTGTCTCAAGCCTATGCAAACTGGACAGCTATGTATCTTTTTTCAGATGTAGTTCAACCATTAAATGGTTACATAGAAAATGATCCCAATTTTACAGAAGCTTGGGATAATCAAATTTTCCCCGTTTTAAAAGATTTAGTAACTTGGGGAGATACGGTGTATGCAATACCTTTTAATAAATCTGTTTATGTTTATTATTATAACCCCGATTTATTTGATTTGTTTGGAGTAGAGCCCCCAAAAGATATGAAAGAATTAGAAGAAGTAAGTGCAATGTTAACAATGGATCTAGATATGGATGGGGAAACAGATCAGTACGGATTAGGAGCAAGAACATTTATAGATGATTTTCAAATCTTTTTGTATGCCCATAACGTTACTTTCTTAGATTACGTTGGAGATGGTAAATATAAGATAATTTTAGATGAAAATAGAACAAAAGAAGTATTAAATTATATTAAAAACTTAAGAGATTCAGGATATGCAATGTTTCAGAATGCATATCTAGATCAACCATTTGGCTCAGGTGAGATAGCTGCATATATGGGGACTGTAGCCGGTTTAACTTATGCTGAACAATCTTCAAAAGGTAAACACGGAGTTGCTTGGGCTCCATTACCATCATCAGATGGGGTTCCTCATTCTCCTATAGCTGGTACTGATTTAATAATGTTCAATTGGGTAAGTGAAGAACAGAAAGAAGCTGCGTGGAGATTTTTAACGTTTCTTATGGACCCTGTTAATGTTGCATATTGGTCTATAAACACAGGATATGTTCCTATTAGAAGAGATGTAGAAAATGTTCCACAATGGCAAGCTTATACAGCAAAAGACAACAAACCTACTATTGCGTTAAATTCACTTGAAAACGCAATCCCCGATCCTAAACCCGCCGCATGGAATAACATCAGAAACGAAATTAGTACTGTTTTCTCTAACTTCATAAACGGTATGACAGATGTCAACGAAACTTATGTTGCTATAATAAGAGCTTTAGAAGATGGTTTAAGGGAAACGGGAGAACTAGCTGAATAA
- a CDS encoding ABC transporter ATP-binding protein, which yields MESKIKNSPLIKAIELYKFYNDKRIKVEALKNVNVTINKSEFIAILGPSGSGKTTLLNCLSAIDKPTKGEIYFKGIPFQNLKEEERTSFRARNMGFVFQFFNLVPVLNVMENVQLPLLILGEKTKNAKAKTLEVLKEIKMENKAYRFPYELSGGEQQRVAIARAIIHSPEVIWADEPTGNLDTETGELIIKLLEKIKEEKGTTLVVVTHDINIAKRADRIITIRDGTIQED from the coding sequence ATGGAATCTAAAATAAAAAATTCACCGTTGATAAAAGCAATTGAATTATACAAATTTTATAACGATAAAAGGATAAAAGTTGAGGCTTTAAAGAATGTTAATGTAACAATCAATAAAAGCGAATTTATTGCTATACTTGGCCCTTCAGGGTCGGGTAAAACAACCTTATTGAATTGTCTTTCAGCAATAGATAAACCAACGAAAGGTGAAATTTATTTCAAAGGAATACCTTTTCAAAATTTGAAGGAAGAAGAAAGAACTTCCTTTAGAGCAAGAAATATGGGGTTTGTTTTTCAATTTTTTAATCTAGTCCCAGTTCTCAACGTAATGGAAAATGTTCAACTTCCTTTATTAATTTTAGGAGAGAAAACCAAAAATGCAAAAGCAAAAACTTTAGAAGTTTTAAAAGAAATTAAGATGGAAAATAAGGCGTACAGATTTCCTTATGAATTATCAGGCGGCGAGCAGCAAAGAGTTGCTATTGCAAGGGCTATAATACATTCTCCTGAAGTTATTTGGGCGGATGAACCAACTGGTAATCTAGATACGGAAACTGGCGAGCTTATAATTAAACTTTTAGAAAAAATAAAAGAAGAAAAGGGAACAACTTTAGTTGTTGTTACTCATGACATTAATATTGCCAAAAGAGCAGATAGAATAATTACAATTAGAGATGGTACAATCCAAGAAGATTAA